One segment of Clostridium ljungdahlii DSM 13528 DNA contains the following:
- a CDS encoding AAA family ATPase: protein MKMAITGKGGVGKTTFSAIMSRIYAEEGYNVLAVDADPDPNLALALGFPKEIADEIVPISEMKKLVAERTNSTPGSFGKMFKINPKVDDIPERYCKEYKGVRLLTMGTVDTGGTGCFCPENVLLKKLTSHLMLQNKDIVIMDMEAGIEHLGRGTAQGVDVFIVVVEPGIRSIQTFKHVKKLAKDIGIEKIFVVANKIRNKKDEEFVLENVDEKECLGFIHYSDTVGSSDRVNQSPYDSNEETVKEVKNIKQKLEMGVF, encoded by the coding sequence ATGAAAATGGCTATAACAGGTAAAGGTGGTGTAGGTAAAACTACATTTTCAGCGATAATGAGTAGAATATATGCAGAAGAAGGATATAATGTTTTAGCTGTGGATGCAGATCCTGATCCCAATTTGGCATTAGCATTAGGATTTCCAAAAGAGATAGCAGATGAGATTGTTCCAATTTCAGAAATGAAAAAGTTAGTAGCAGAGAGAACAAATTCTACTCCAGGATCCTTTGGAAAAATGTTTAAAATAAATCCTAAAGTTGATGATATACCAGAAAGATATTGCAAGGAATACAAAGGTGTAAGACTTTTAACTATGGGAACAGTTGATACAGGCGGAACAGGTTGTTTCTGCCCGGAAAATGTTTTGCTTAAAAAACTCACGTCACATTTAATGCTCCAAAACAAAGATATCGTCATAATGGATATGGAAGCAGGTATTGAACATTTAGGAAGGGGAACAGCACAAGGTGTAGATGTATTTATTGTTGTTGTAGAACCTGGAATAAGAAGTATACAGACGTTCAAGCATGTGAAAAAATTAGCTAAGGATATAGGAATAGAAAAGATATTTGTGGTAGCAAATAAAATTAGAAATAAGAAGGACGAAGAATTTGTATTGGAAAATGTAGATGAAAAAGAATGTCTTGGATTTATACATTATAGTGACACAGTTGGAAGTTCTGATAGAGTCAATCAATCTCCTTACGATTCCAATGAGGAAACTGTTAAGGAGGTAAAAAATATAAAACAAAAATTAGAAATGGGGGTTTTTTAA